One genomic window of Magnolia sinica isolate HGM2019 chromosome 3, MsV1, whole genome shotgun sequence includes the following:
- the LOC131238711 gene encoding transcription factor PAR2-like produces MTMEEQDNEENMLNNTHLPKPKSPISPTFFPSLTKTNCLHKGRREKVDHAQCHGLRRKRKDGGCCKKDTRMKMDGQIGGDDVIDGVDGANDEIVGVERKIKALQKIVPGGEYLGPDRLFEETADYILSLQVQVTALKMLASYFEGLEKEKTKVGA; encoded by the coding sequence aTGACCATGGAAGAGCAAGATAATGAAGAAAACATGCTCAACAACACCCACCTTCCAAAACCCAAATCCCCCATTTCACCCACATTCTTTCCATCTCTTACAAAAACCAACTGCCTTCACAAAGGGAGGAGAGAAAAAGTGGATCATGCCCAATGTCATGGACTccggagaaaaagaaaagatgggGGGTGCTGCAAGAAAGACACCAGAATGAAGATGGACGGTCAAATTGGTGGGGATGATGTGATAGATGGTGTTGATGGTGCTAATGATGAGATAGTTGGAGTGGAGAGGAAGATCAAGGCCTTACAAAAGATTGTTCCAGGAGGGGAGTATCTTGGGCCTGATAGGCTGTTTGAAGAGACAGCTGATTATATATTGTCGTTGCAAGTGCAGGTGACTGCCTTGAAAATGCTTGCTTCTTATTTTGAAGGTTTggagaaggaaaaaacaaaggtGGGAGCTTGA
- the LOC131240804 gene encoding pentatricopeptide repeat-containing protein At5g46460, mitochondrial-like has product MQKLPAIILDFKSLRTLSSWISILGQKSFASLVGMKNTYPKSTPSWNSIISNHIGNERLDDARRVFDKIPSPDVYLYTIMITGYSRMNRINEALQMFYKMPTRDVVSWNSMIKGCVDCGKLDIARRIFDEMPERNCVSWTTIVDGFARFGRIEVAEELFYKMPSRDAAAWNSMIFGYCSNGRIEDACKLFEKMPHPNVISWTTMISGLDQCGDRDKALVFFQQMQVSGVEPTSSTFACVVTACANIPALDQGIQLHAHLVKVGDVFDTFVSTSLITLYANCKRIENSFKLFEENKNRNVVVWTALLTGYGSNDKHESALEVFCNMTKVRIKPNQSTFTSVLNSCCRLEALDRGKAVHTKTIKAGLDLEVFVGNSLIVMYTKCGNISDGAIVFNSMSKRNLVSWNAIIVGCAQHGYGQLALEFFDHMVHAAVRPDEITFVGLLTACSHCRMLEKGQHFFELLNQDPSVDVRLEHYACMVDVLGRSGHLEEAEEFIKNMPMSPNSMIWLALLGACKVHSHLEVGRRAAKQLFHLEPHSSAAYILLSNIYASSGRWNDVSRIRAMMKERGIIKTPGCSWITLKWSRHEFLSGDRSHPMSKQIYEKLDFLSGKLKELGYVPDKQFVLHDVEDEQKEAMLAYHSERLAIGFGLVSTAEGSAITVIKNLRICGDCHCAIKLISKIVGREIVVRDSNRFHHFRNETCSCGDYW; this is encoded by the coding sequence ATGCAGAAACTTCCCGCTATTATTCTGGATTTCAAATCGTTACGAACACTCTCTTCTTGGATTTCAATACTTGGTCAGAAATCCTTCGCTTCGTTGGTGGGTATGAAAAATACTTACCCAAAAAGCACTCCTTCATGGAATTCAATCATCTCCAATCACATCGGAAATGAAAGATTAGATGACGCCCGTCGCGTTTTCGACAAAATCCCATCACCCGACGTCTACCTATATACGATAATGATCACGGGCTACTCTCGAATGAATCGAATTAATGAAGCCCTCCAAATGTTCTACAAAATGCCGACTCGCGACGTGGTCTCTTGGAATTCAATGATCAAAGGGTGTGTAGATTGTGGGAAATTGGATATTGCTAGGAGAATTTTTGACGAAATGCCTGAAAGAAATTGCGTCTCTTGGACCACCATTGTAGATGGGTTTGCTCGGTTTGGAAGAATTGAAGTTGCAGAGGAATTGTTTTATAAGATGCCTTCGAGGGATGCTGCTGCATGGAATTCAATGATTTTTGGGTATTGTAGCAATGGTAGAATTGAAGATGCCTGTAAACTGTTCGAAAAGATGCCTCATCCAAATGTGATTTCGTGGACCACGATGATCAGCGGGCTAGATCAGTGTGGGGACAGGGACAAAGCATTGGTTTTCTTTCAGCAAATGCAGGTTTCGGGAGTTGAACCCACCTCAAGCACCTTTGCTTGTGTGGTTACAGCTTGTGCTAATATACCAGCATTAGATCAAGGCATTCAGCTCCATGCCCATCTTGTAAAGGTGGGTGACGTCTTCGACACTTTTGTTTCTACTTCGCTTATTACTCTTTATGCAAATTGCAAGAGAATTGAAAATTCTTTCAAGCTTTTTGAAgaaaacaagaatagaaatgtGGTTGTATGGACAGCTCTTTTAACTGGTTATGGCTCAAACGATAAACATGAAAGTGCATTGGAAGTTTTTTGTAACATGACAAAGGTCAGGATAAAGCCCAACCAGTCCACTTTCACCAGTGTATTGAATTCATGCTGTAGGCTAGAGGCTCTTGATAGAGGAAAAGCGGTCCACACAAAAACCATTAAGGCGGGATTGGATCTTGAAGTGTTTGTGGGGAATTCTCTCATTGTCATGTATACCAAATGCGGAAACATCAGCGATGGGGCGATCGTGTTTAACAGCATGAGCAAGAGGAACCTTGTTTCATGGAATGCTATTATAGTTGGATGTGCACAACATGGGTATGGCCAGCTTGCACTTGAATTCTTTGACCATATGGTACATGCTGCTGTACGACCAGATGAAATCACATTCGTGGGATTGCTAACTGCCTGTAGCCATTGTAGAATGTTAGAGAAGGGTCAGCATTTCTTTGAATTGTTGAATCAGGACCCATCCGTTGATGTGAGGCTTGAGCACTACGCATGTATGGTGGATGTTTTGGGTCGATCTGGACACTTGGAAGAAGCAGAGGAGTTTATTAAAAACATGCCCATGAGTCCAAATTCAATGATCTGGCTGGCTCTACTTGGTGCTTGCAAGGTGCATTCTCACTTAGAAGTGGGTAGAAGAGCTGCAAAACAGTTATTCCATCTTGAACCACATAGTAGTGCTGCTTATATTTTATTGTCGAACATATATGCTTCGTCCGGTAGATGGAATGATGTCTCGCGAATTAGAGCGatgatgaaagagagagggattaTAAAGACACCTGGGTGCAGTTGGATTACACTAAAGTGGTCGAGGCATGAGTTCTTGAGTGGAGATAGGTCCCACCCAATGAGCAAGCAAATATACGAAAAGCTGGATTTTTTGAGCGGTAAATTGAAAGAGCTTGGTTATGTTCCTGATAAGCAGTTTGTGTTACATGATGTGGAGGATGAACAGAAGGAAGCAATGTTGGCCTACCACAGTGAGAGGCTAGCTATTGGCTTTGGGCTTGTTAGTACTGCAGAGGGGAGTGCGATAACGGTGATCAAGAATCTTCGCATTTGTGGTGATTGTCATTGTGCCATAAAGCTTATATCGAAGATCGTTGGCCGTGAGATCGTTGTAAGAGATTCGAATCGCTTCCACCATTTTAGGAATGAGACTTGCTCTTGCGGAGATTATTGGTAG